ttaaagagatagttcacccaaaaatgaaaattataccattaattactcatccttatatcgttccaaaccactaagacctttattcatatTCAGAACAGAAATAAAGAGATTTTTGATGGAATTCGAGATCTCTCTGGCCCTCGATAGACAGCAAGGGAACTGAAaagttcaaggcctagaaatgcagtaaagacatcaataaaatggTCCATAtgtcatcagtggttcaattatagttgttaaataaagttattttacttttctttgcacacaaaaagtattcctgtagcttcatataattacggttgaaccactgatgttacatggactattttaataacgtccttactacatttctgtgaCTTGAtagtggtaggacccttgctgtctatggaggatcagaaagctcttggatttcatcagaaatatatttgtgttcTAATGATGAACCAGAGGTCTTACGGAACAACGttagggtaagtaattaatgacaaaattttagttatttttgtgaactaaccctttaatgacATGTTCTTATCTTTGGTCTAACTTGGCAAGGAACGGTTAATgcctaaaattttaaatgttatttttgatgaattttgtatgtttgtaagtGTCCACAGATCAGTGGCTAAAATTTATATAACAAGTTGTCATTTGCaaagtatggttgaattgcagttatggtcaaaaatgacaaataaaagtttaattaaaatactgtgtttaattaaaaattatgtttgtcatttaattttgttatatttattgtaaagtaaatagtaaatacaattaaaaatatgtaagtaaaaaaaaagtaaatataggatatttgtatatacaaaatataaattaaatctactcaattttttttgttttggatttacTATTGAATTACTATTGCATTGCataaagattttaattatatttactcaattttatttaaaagattaattaatcgaattATTTGAatctacttaatttttttagttacatttattagattcttaaagtatatttcaatgatttcacaactttaaaatttacttaatatttttcagtgtaaaaatgtttcaccaaaaaaattgaGTAGATCATAGTAAAAGTTTTTACAGTGATGTAAAGTTTATGAATTTGGTAAGAGTATACATGTGATGCACTGTTTCAACAAAAGcagcatttaacatttaacataaaTCATGAAATTGGACCATACAGGGTCCattttcagaatatttttaGTTATGAGAGTTTGTAGTTTAAAGAAATGGTCCACTTTTCGGTTTGAATACAGAAATTGCTGGCATGCATTTTTGTGGACATGTTGTATATGAGTCCTTACTTATGTATTTTATACTTGCTACATCAACCTTCGATGCCTGTGTGCAATTCATGTGCAGCATTTTCCTAAAAAGCATCAGTTCATGTGATCTTTGTGAACTGggtcatccatccattcttcaAACTGCTTATCCTTTGTGGGGTCGCAGGAATGCTGGAGCCTATCTCACTACTATTTACTTTACAGACAATTTAGTGTCTCCAATTTACTTCCGGAAAAAGTCCACACAGACAGACCTCCTGGCTCATTTGGGATTTGAACTCTGGGCTTTCTTGGTTCGAGGCAACAGTGTTATCCCCTGATTAACTGCCATTCCGCACTGATCTGGGTCATGCGCCATCCAGTTCATTTTAATGCTGCATCCCAATAACAGATAGATAATGGGGTTGGTAAAAGAGTGGCTTGTGGCCAGTACAGTAGCTGCAGGAAGTCCGTAGTTCAACATATTTGTACTCAGGCTGTCGTTTACAGTGGCTTGAATCATGGTTAAGACAATATTAGGGCCCCAGAACACAAAGTAGACTGTCTTCATAGCACAGATGATCTGTGCCTGCTTCTTGCAGTCTTTACAGGTTCTATTAGCTGATCTCAAACAGGTGAGAAACATTATCAAAGCTGGCACGAGAACCCCGATGAGAAATCGCATGACAACGACTGCCTTCAGTCTTGTAATGCCGTCTTGAGTTGTTCTCGATTTGTCCAAGTCGTAATCATCAATGCACTGAGAATCTCTAACCTCTCTGGAAAACAGCGAAGGACATGCCAAGACTGCTCCAACGGTCAAGGAGAGTGAAATCCGAATGATGGTACAATTTTTTGTGCACttgatttttgaaaaagtaggaTTAATGCTCCAGAGACTCAGCATGGCTGCCGTGGAGAACATACTGCCGTAGATGATATAGGATGACAGCTTGCAGCTTGCACTTCCGTAATTCCATTCAAAGTTATTGTAAGCATACAGCAGCTGAAAAACAATAGATGAGCTGCAGACTAAGTGTGTTGCAGCCAGTGCCATAATCCAAGCGGCAACCTTTGGAGAATTCTTGTTTTTCAGGCAGCTCATGACAATGACGATGAAGTTGAGGGTGACACCGAGGATGAGGACAATAGAATATGTAATTAAGTAAGTCATCCTCATCTCT
The Labeo rohita strain BAU-BD-2019 unplaced genomic scaffold, IGBB_LRoh.1.0 scaffold_315, whole genome shotgun sequence genome window above contains:
- the LOC127160278 gene encoding chemerin-like receptor 1; the protein is MSGDIAMDYEDFIKELQSIQIPQSRNVSENATKHYQQEMRMTYLITYSIVLILGVTLNFIVIVMSCLKNKNSPKVAAWIMALAATHLVCSSSIVFQLLYAYNNFEWNYGSASCKLSSYIIYGSMFSTAAMLSLWSINPTFSKIKCTKNCTIIRISLSLTVGAVLACPSLFSREVRDSQCIDDYDLDKSRTTQDGITRLKAVVVMRFLIGVLVPALIMFLTCLRSANRTCKDCKKQAQIICAMKTVYFVFWGPNIVLTMIQATVNDSLSTNMLNYGLPAATVLATSHSFTNPIIYLLLGCSIKMNWMAHDPDQCGMAVNQGITLLPRTKKAQSSNPK